Genomic window (Capsicum annuum cultivar UCD-10X-F1 chromosome 10, UCD10Xv1.1, whole genome shotgun sequence):
TGATCAACATTACAGCAAGTGCTTGTATTATATTGACATTGAGTTTGAAGTATATTTATTCTTATGTGGTGGGTGTTGCTTCTCTCATGTATCACGTGTTAATCTTGTGACTGCTTCTCTCATGTATTgacattgagtttgaagtagatttATCCAAACTGACATTGTGGCTGCTTCTCTCATGCATTTACATTGAGTTGCTCCGTAAATTTATCCAAATTGACATTGTGGCTGCTGATATTGTgacaacttttaaaaaaaaattcttgaattagtttttttatatgaaaatagtaTGCAGGTGTTGGATGAAattttcttactatttttttgaaaatagcaTGTATGAATTTCCCACATTTTGTTGTCTATATGAAAATTTTCCTACCGTTTTTAAGAAACTATAGTGATGCATTTCTCATATTGTGTTGTCCAGGCATATGCATTTTCTATATTGTCCCTTGTATACAATCGTGTTGATTTCTTCCCCTTTTAttatttgttgatgttgttgtattGAAAGTTCAAAATAGCAAATTACATTTTAATACGTGAAATGAATGGTCCAGCAGTTTTGCTATTGTACAATACTCAACACATCTTTTTTACAGGCTACTGAAATGGGTCGTGATCCAACACCAAGTGAGTTACATTTGCATGTGCACACACATGGTCATGATGAAATATCTTTCATTGATGAACGTTCCCGAATCGTCCATGTAAGACTAAATCTTAATTTAGTAGTTTACttaattcttgttttttattagtttaaagtagttttttgtatctaattattttcaagtaaaaTCTATTATACTTTCACTTCCTCTGTTCTAggaaagatatgaagaaatatTATGAGAAAAAGATATTATCACAGTCTAATATTGATCAATTTGAAGCATATTACCAAGCTGTCGGAGAAGAAAAGAAGCGAAGAGTATTTGGTCTTGGATATGAAGCAAAAGGCTACtacgaaattttttttttttttttttttgtggaaagacttcatcTTCAGCTTCTTATGAATCGGAACCAGTtgcagatttggatttggatgaGTTTGTGAAGCGATTGATTCCCGTACTTAAAAATCAGTTTTTTTTATTGTCATTGAGGAGATACAGATGTTGATTTCTTCACGATCAGTTGTGACACCTGGGGCTACTACTTTTGACTATcttgatcctttagatgatgaTTGCAATCTTGATCAATTGTGATACTTTTAACGATCAATACATTGATTTTTGATGGTCTATTTTGTTGAAATGTATAAAATTGTGCAACAACAATATACACTTGATGGATGTGGGTTCTTTAAAGAATAGTATGTAAATGTTTGGTACTATGGATGTTTTGTACataattatgtgtttaaattttggTATGTTTGGTATTGTGGATAATGTGGGTTCTTTTAAGAATAGTTGGTAGATGTTTGATACTGTGGATATTTTGGACATAATTATGTGTTTAGATTTTGCTATGTTTGGTATTGTGGATGTTTAGATTTTGCTGTCTGTATATATGAGttcttttatatgaatgttgaatagtttaagaattttatagTAAACTTTTAATATGACTCAACAGGGTGTatttaaaataaacaataaaaagagTTTGCAAGAAAATTAATGACGACAGATTTAGCGACAAATTTCATCATtgccaaagaaaaaatatttgcgACGGATTGAGGAAACTTATTTTTTGTCACCAAAATTGAGCCTATATAACAAAATTTATTGCAACGgattgagaaaaattatcttttgTCACAAAAATTAGggactaaataacaaaatttattgcGACGGACTAGCAATAAAAAATTTGGTCACGAAATAATCAAAATGACGAAATACATTATGAAATTAGTAACgacatttataaatataacaacaaaaTATTCGTTGCTATAAATGGCAACAGATAAAGTTCGTCGCTATGACATTGCAAAATTGGCAatagatttcatttttttcattgctAAGAGGTTAGCAACAAGCAAAATAGAAACGACCTATATTCCGTCGTTGATCCGTTGTTAAACCAATATAGCGATGAATATATGTTGATTAGGAACACATTTTGTGTGTTGCTAAACgctattttttttgtagtgataggaggAGTAAAAGTGGTAGGGAACAATTATATACATGCATCTTTAATTGCTTGAAAAGTGGAATCAACTCTTATCTTTTTATCAGTAAAATGATGCTCACATAAGTATAACTTGGCATGTCTTTGACATGATAAAATTACTGCAACAATACTAAATCTTTAGGTACAATAAATTACCTCAAGCAAAATATTGTAAGtaaataagtatttttatttcaagttctaaaaaattatgacaaaatCTGCGAAATGATTTTTGATAGAATTTTGtagctaataatttttttttttatcatgaatgAAAATTTATTGTAGCAACACTAAACTAAAAAAGGTCACATTTGAGAGAGAGATATTATATCTTGTCTATATAGTGattgaataatttttattataaaatcaaacaccatCGATCTAAGATAATTAGATATGTTAATCACTTGATTTGATTCGATCTTACCTAATTTTACTAGTACATTTGAAAGATAGTTTAgataaataaaagattaaatataatttgatttggttcaATCTTAATAGGTTTTACTAGCAAAGTTaagatataatttaaataaataagtaattgtaatatatttacttttaatttgctatttataatgatataaacAAAATTTATCATGTCACTCTCAAGTTTTTCCTTGATCAAGTGTTataacaattattattttattcaaagttTTGAACCTCATTTACCTGAACAATGTTTTTATGGTctatcattaaattattaattaataattattataaatgtagTTATAATTATTTGAACCAAAGATTAATAATTGAATATAGTTATCACAAAAGtgtatttgtacaataatttatatctaaataaataagtgattaaatttagttatttttattaactaattataacaaatttaaacaaattaaCTTTAATAAATTTTACTTTGGATTTGTTTCATTGGAAGAATATCTTTATCGATCTAGTGTAGTTAGTGTTGTCAATGATGCAACTCAATTTTATAACCTgtaagttttaaatatattttttttaaaaataattgattatatcaacttcaattaactaattataaggaatttaaacaaaatttaataTGTTTCGTTTAAGCTTCATTATGATCAAGTCTTTTAAGAATTATCATTTGATTAGAGGTGTTTATTATTTAACTCAATTCAAATTTACAAGatcttaattataatttttaaatataatttgaataaataaattattatatctaatcattttattaattaatatacttaatctaatttttttttttatatattctctCTAATTATATGAAACTAGATACATATTATTTATCGTGGAATCactttctatacatatatatcttgtaaaataaaaatttctttataaCTACAGTTtgtaacataataaaattttgtagctataagtataaattcttagtcatgaaccatataaaatatgtaaataaattttagCCACATTTATTGCTACAAATGTtatcgaaaaaaaatattatgattaaattatttagcaaaataatttttcacattTAACCACAACGTatttttttagtatatatatttatagaaaaatataaaataacaaaattttaagcATGCCAAACATTTTTATTAAAACATTGAGTGAATTCCCTAAAATAGTCACTCAAgttttgaaatttctttcaaataccatttatattttatttagaaccACAACATCACTCAATTATCACtcttttcctcaaaaaatacgaaacacctcaaaaatcttagttggcatgtcatatcattaaaatcatattttttaaataataaatcatttaattcatcaaacttatttaatcaaaattataactttattctttttttttttctaaatgtaATAGTTTAATTTTCCTATTTAGGAATTCTTTATCACACTTAatctttataatattatttttcatgcaaattaaaatctctagataccttatttgatttagtgatattattttctttagaaaacaaTTGATCTTTGTAGgcaataatatattaaaacctAAATGATTATCTAGGAAAATAACgctagaaaaaaatataaatacctaactatgagaatttcttcttaataaattaatatattttcttaaaaaataaaattattattttggttaaatgagtttgcggagttaatatattttttttttttttaaatgatggtTTACTGATATGACATGCTAATTAAAAGAGGAGGAAATTTTTGAGGTATTGaatgattttttgagaaaaatattgataattgagtGATATTATTGTCTTAGTAAAAACAAAAAGTGATTTTTTAAGCAACTCCAAAAACATGGATAACAatccaagaaaataactttagaaaaaatttaaagtttaagtAATGGTAAAAGATTTCTAAGAAtgaaaatttcttcttaataaattaatatatttattttaaataaaagaataaaaatataattttgactaaataagtttgatgatttaaataggtctattattaaaaaaaatgatttaatgACATAGCATGCTattagaagagaaagagatgtatgatatatatatatatatatatatatatatatatatatatatattgagaatAATAGTGATAGTTGAGTCATTATTATctctaaaaaattaaaagtaatttttgtaggcaatttaaaaaatatgagtgaccatcaacaaaaataacccttgaaaaaatatatgtcaagttttagtaccaataaagtttttctaagtataaaaatttcattttaataaactaatgcatattttcaaaaaagaaaaagaactataGTTTtattaaatgagtttgatgagttaaataagtttagtatttttaaaaaagaaattttaatgacatgacatgccaaataagagaaaagaagacTTGAgggttttttagtatttttttttttttaaaaaatgatagttGCGTGATATTATAATCCTAAATGAAACATAAAGttatatttgaagaaaattttccaaatttggGTGACTATTTAGGAAATTCACTCTTAAAACTCTATTTTCGTAcactaattttcatatttattaaaaaacaccataaaatagaatttgataaaaaataaataaaataatttaattaaatttctcaaaatatatacaaagtataaactatacataattaaaagttgaactaaaattgaacaacTTCAAATGTACAAAACGAAAAATATAActaacaatttaaaaataaatttgtactaattaatttttgttttcttaattaCATACTATTACAATtgacaattatttaattatgcagctgtcaattaaaaaattaaaattagaatacgtaaattatttattttcatgtattgAGATAGTTTTTAATGTATTGAGAAATGGTAATAAATAAAGTAGtgttagaaatttaaatttagaataaaaaagataaaaatatctaaaaactaactAATTTATAACGTGAATAAGTTTTTTCCTATGGCCAAATTTTCGTGGACAAGAAAGATTTTTCATTTCGGATGTATCAATAGCTTACCTGTCATATGGTTGTCTCCTTAATTTTACCTCCGAGGCTCCACCCAAACTTCACGAAGAAAACGGggatattttaaaattcatattatgAATTTGGCATGACTTTATAAGTAACTTTAGCTTAAATTTTAGATTTGTATTTAAAAGCTTAAATTTTTAGCTCCACTTCTATATTTGCTTCAGTTTTCTCCTTCTATCTAGTACGCTTAACACTTCGGCTTTCTTGGTGTTCAAATTGCAAGTTGCCAAGTTTGGTAGAGTAAAACCTATTTATACTACAGCATATCTGAAGAGttcctttgtttttctttttccaacTGTAATTTTAAGCAGCATATCCTTTATCTTTTCCTCCCGAGGCTTTCTGTGAATTAAAATATATCATAAGATAATCCTCAGTAATtaaaaattgagaagaaaaacaaaaacgtTGAACTTTGAACACTTGACTTTAAAGAAAGAAAGTGCAACAACTTACATAACATTGGATAGTAGGGGTAAAATCAGGTGACGTTACACTACGGATGAaaccaaacatcaacaacaaaaaaacaaaataacaaaaaaaaaaattcactcctTTCTCACACTAGCTAGCAAACTTGAACGTAACAAAACACGCATGAAACAAACTTGAACtaataaagaaagtaaaatttaattataCGAAAGTGACGAATCTTCATGGAAGTGGAAGGTTCCCAGCACCACCAGCACCAACACCAGTACCtgcaccaccaccaatgccaccacctAGTCCTCCTAGACCCCCTAGTCCACCACCTAGTCCACCTACTGAACCAAATCCAGCTCCTCCACCAATTCCAGTACCAACTCCACCAACGTTGCTACCTACTCCGCTTATGACTCCGCCATAAGGCAGGCCATTGCTACCAATGCCCCCTATAACTCCAGCGCCTCCGAAAACATTCTTTTGGTCAGAAAGACTTTTGTCACTTGGCAATTCTCTTGCTGCTGTGGTCTGAACCACTACCAAAGCAAGACAAAGGATAACTATGGACAACTTACTTGCCATCACTCCCTCTCTTTCTCACAATGCCTaagtctctctctctcttttctttatcctACGCCTTTACACTTGAGTGATGAAGTGGTGGCATTCCTTGAGTCTGTTTTTATAGGCTGAAAATGGGTTGGTGGCcaatgaatacaaaaattcaATGGAATTCAATGCCTCTGTGTACGTCTTGTAGCCACTGGTTCGTGGAAACCCTTCGGTTTGTTTGACTAAGGGAAAAAAATGTAttcctcaattttattttattttttgaaaaataagtaatttttatttattttctatgttcACTAGGTCAGAAGAAAAtattgatttaaaaatatttatatatgtttattatttttttggtatagTTGAATTTATTCGTGAGTTAAGAGTATGCGTTACGGTAGTCTTAGCTTCAAATTTAGTAGAAAGTGtttgcagaaaagtaaataacctaactAGAGATCAAAATAATTGAACAAGCAAAGATTAGGAGCAAATCATATAGCGTAGAACGAATGTTAGATTGTATCAACCAAGAGTACAAACGTGAGCAAGCTCGAGCATCACAAGGAGAAAGAAGTAAACAACTAAAGGAAAATGCTAATGCTTAATATAAGGACCAAACCAAAAGATAGTACTCGGAATCAAAATAAGTCAGGATATGAATAAAGTGATTAAAATAAGTCATCTCTTCAATAAgttatcaaaaattcaaaataggctaaacgtaataatttattacgttttacctGTTAATTTAATGATGCTTTAACGGAAATCTAgcataaaacttttttttttaaacgtaAAATTtctgacattttaaaaatattttgtaaaatgtaagatattcttatgttttacacaaaaaataaacaaaaaaaagtatattatCAAATCAATCTACAAACACTTTTATGTCAAATCTAtgtaaattgtaataaaaagTTACAATTTATATAAATTGTAACTTTTTATTANNNNNNNNNNNNNNNNNNNNNNNNNNNNNNNNNNNNNNNNNNNNNNNNNNNNNNNNNNNNNNNNNNNNNNNNNNNNNNNNNNNNNNNNNNNNNNNNNNNNCCTTCTCctttaatttcttatattttcaCCTGAGCAGGTTGAAGCACTTGAGAGGATTTATCATGATTGTCCTAAACCAAGTTCCATGCGCTGTCAGCAGCTTATTCGAGAATCTCCTATTCTTTCTAACATCGAACCTAAGCAAATCAAAGTTTGGTTTCAAAAT
Coding sequences:
- the LOC107844515 gene encoding glycine-rich protein 5-like; protein product: MASKLSIVILCLALVVVQTTAARELPSDKSLSDQKNVFGGAGVIGGIGSNGLPYGGVISGVGSNVGGVGTGIGGGAGFGSVGGLGGGLGGLGGLGGGIGGGAGTGVGAGGAGNLPLP